Proteins from one Gimesia maris genomic window:
- a CDS encoding sugar phosphate isomerase/epimerase family protein, with amino-acid sequence MTKELLSQRKVNSFSTSSSTSKPDHANPVLSLIDRISINQITTYHWSLEESLRGLVACGIPAVGLWNRKILDLETAQSAELVIDSGIKVSTISLAGGFTGSNEYPFEEAITDAIQLIEFGGQVNAAAVQIASGPRAGHTLNHARELTVDALKRLGDVAASNGTRLALKTMKNPLARNWTFLNSIESTLELIDTCQHPAVGIAIDPAHICLENSAKNLIADIISLIAAVQISEIEPGESVQELFPDFDVMEAINDAGYQGYYDLEVWCEHFWQSDYSETLTNLRLACQSETPSQFS; translated from the coding sequence GTGACTAAAGAGCTTCTCTCACAGCGTAAAGTCAATTCGTTCTCAACTTCTTCTTCGACCTCCAAACCTGATCATGCCAACCCAGTCCTTTCGTTGATCGATCGAATTTCGATCAATCAAATCACCACTTACCACTGGTCTCTGGAAGAAAGTCTGCGTGGCCTCGTAGCCTGCGGTATTCCTGCCGTCGGTCTCTGGAATCGAAAAATTCTGGACCTGGAAACTGCACAGTCTGCAGAACTGGTGATCGATTCGGGAATCAAGGTTTCGACCATTTCCCTGGCAGGTGGTTTTACCGGTTCTAACGAGTACCCTTTCGAAGAAGCCATCACTGACGCCATCCAGTTGATTGAATTTGGCGGACAGGTCAACGCGGCGGCAGTGCAGATCGCCAGCGGTCCCCGCGCCGGACATACTTTGAACCATGCTCGCGAACTGACCGTTGATGCCCTGAAGAGGCTCGGGGATGTTGCTGCCTCGAATGGCACGCGCCTGGCTCTCAAAACCATGAAAAACCCACTGGCGCGCAACTGGACCTTTCTCAACTCGATCGAATCGACATTGGAACTGATAGATACCTGTCAGCATCCAGCAGTCGGAATTGCGATTGACCCTGCCCACATTTGCCTTGAAAACTCTGCAAAAAACCTGATCGCTGATATTATCTCGTTAATCGCGGCGGTACAGATTTCAGAAATTGAACCTGGAGAATCAGTTCAGGAACTGTTTCCGGATTTTGATGTCATGGAAGCCATCAATGATGCTGGATACCAGGGTTACTATGACCTGGAAGTCTGGTGTGAACACTTCTGGCAATCCGATTATTCAGAGACACTCACCAATCTGCGCCTTGCCTGCCAGTCTGAAACTCCTTCTCAGTTCAGTTGA
- a CDS encoding DUF3500 domain-containing protein, whose protein sequence is MQFDPHPSSPELNPDSFTITRRHFVRTMGAAIAGTPFLGVDGLLAGQTGDAAKTTAPEPLVKQLYESMTPTQKSKVCFDWDHKDKNGLLRQHVRANWNITEPIVNSDFFTKDQQEKIEAIFFGHFNPSWHKKIRKQLMDDQGGYGEDQSIAIFGTPGTDQFQFVMTGRHTTVRSDGDSAEHLAFGGPIFYGHAAEEFNETAGHPGNVFWEQALKANQVYKILDGNQRKAALIPKAPPESKIQFKKSPDQITGLQISDMTKDQKQEMQSVLNLLIEPFRTSDQKEVKKCIEAQGGLDKCRISFYQAGDIGNDGVWDNWRLEGPSFVWHYRGAPHVHVWVNISADPHTQISAT, encoded by the coding sequence ATGCAATTTGACCCACACCCTTCATCACCTGAATTGAATCCTGACTCTTTCACAATCACTCGTCGTCACTTTGTCAGAACCATGGGTGCGGCGATCGCCGGTACTCCCTTCCTCGGAGTCGATGGACTGCTGGCAGGTCAGACCGGAGACGCAGCTAAAACTACCGCACCAGAGCCTCTCGTCAAACAGTTATATGAAAGCATGACTCCGACACAGAAATCAAAAGTCTGCTTTGACTGGGACCATAAAGATAAAAACGGCCTGCTGCGTCAGCATGTCCGCGCCAACTGGAACATCACAGAGCCCATTGTAAACAGCGACTTCTTTACAAAAGACCAGCAGGAAAAAATTGAAGCCATTTTCTTTGGCCACTTCAATCCCAGTTGGCATAAAAAAATCCGTAAACAGTTAATGGACGACCAGGGCGGTTACGGAGAAGACCAGTCCATTGCCATCTTCGGCACACCCGGTACCGATCAGTTTCAGTTTGTCATGACAGGACGACATACGACTGTCCGCAGCGATGGAGACAGTGCTGAACACCTGGCATTCGGGGGGCCGATTTTCTACGGTCATGCTGCTGAAGAATTTAATGAAACAGCAGGACACCCGGGCAATGTATTCTGGGAGCAGGCTCTGAAAGCCAATCAAGTTTACAAGATCCTGGATGGCAACCAGCGTAAAGCGGCCCTGATCCCCAAGGCACCACCTGAATCGAAAATTCAATTCAAAAAATCTCCTGACCAGATTACCGGTTTACAGATTTCCGATATGACGAAAGATCAGAAACAGGAAATGCAGTCTGTGCTGAACCTGTTAATCGAACCTTTCCGCACTTCGGACCAGAAAGAAGTCAAAAAATGTATCGAGGCTCAAGGCGGTCTCGACAAGTGTCGTATTTCCTTCTACCAGGCAGGCGACATCGGCAATGATGGAGTCTGGGATAACTGGAGACTGGAAGGCCCATCTTTTGTCTGGCACTATCGTGGTGCCCCTCACGTGCACGTCTGGGTTAACATCTCAGCTGATCCACACACGCAGATCAGCGCTACCTGA
- a CDS encoding 3-keto-disaccharide hydrolase gives MADLSLCNSPAHAQAATPPANSGAGEKKPPAVPAGEKASEPKPADKTAAPAPQLPGPEKLLNGGNFWDHWKYISEEEKEANRNVTWKVISGGKDQPSVLVCSGKPYGYIRTQKVYENFQFSLEWMYPNDPNANSGILLFTAEPDKVWPKAFQVQLHRPEAGYVFPTPGSGAKSANKLSPTMPLDLPVGKWHQCVLTCRSGNISVMINGAKLGEVTGCDPSKGAIALQSEGSEIHFRKLVVEVLASEPAAQPKEPVAQQKPDQP, from the coding sequence ATGGCCGATCTATCGTTATGCAATTCGCCAGCGCATGCGCAGGCAGCAACACCTCCAGCAAATTCTGGCGCGGGTGAAAAGAAGCCTCCTGCCGTTCCAGCCGGAGAGAAAGCATCTGAACCAAAGCCAGCAGACAAAACGGCTGCTCCCGCCCCCCAGTTACCGGGGCCGGAAAAACTGTTGAATGGCGGAAATTTCTGGGATCACTGGAAGTACATCAGTGAAGAAGAGAAAGAGGCCAATCGGAATGTGACCTGGAAGGTCATCAGTGGTGGAAAAGATCAACCCAGCGTCCTGGTCTGTTCCGGAAAACCGTACGGTTATATTCGTACGCAGAAGGTATACGAAAATTTTCAGTTCAGTCTGGAGTGGATGTATCCTAACGACCCGAATGCCAACAGTGGGATTTTACTATTCACTGCAGAGCCGGATAAAGTCTGGCCGAAAGCATTTCAGGTTCAGTTACATCGTCCCGAGGCTGGTTATGTTTTTCCCACGCCCGGAAGTGGTGCCAAATCTGCTAATAAACTTTCCCCGACCATGCCTCTGGATTTACCAGTCGGAAAATGGCATCAATGCGTACTGACTTGCCGATCCGGAAATATTTCCGTAATGATTAACGGAGCCAAACTGGGGGAAGTCACCGGCTGTGACCCAAGCAAAGGGGCGATTGCTTTGCAGAGTGAAGGTTCTGAAATTCATTTTCGCAAACTGGTTGTGGAAGTGCTTGCTTCCGAACCGGCAGCACAACCCAAGGAACCTGTTGCACAGCAAAAGCCCGATCAACCCTGA
- a CDS encoding universal stress protein — protein sequence MSYFTGKNILVPVDFSESSLEAIKKAIQISEDAATVTVVHVMVPLDLVSPGVLFGGLTDEKRTEHVNKLAKSEFDKHQIEGVTFETLVGDPGIKIADYAKDHATDLIVIPSHGYTGITRLALGSVAERVLRHAPCPTLVLRQPKP from the coding sequence ATGAGTTACTTCACCGGAAAAAACATCCTGGTTCCCGTTGATTTTTCTGAAAGCTCACTGGAAGCCATCAAAAAGGCTATCCAAATTTCAGAAGACGCTGCAACGGTAACTGTCGTGCATGTAATGGTACCACTTGATCTGGTTTCACCGGGTGTGCTTTTTGGAGGGCTGACCGATGAAAAACGGACAGAACACGTGAATAAACTGGCCAAATCAGAATTTGACAAACACCAGATTGAAGGCGTGACCTTCGAAACGCTGGTCGGCGACCCCGGAATTAAGATTGCGGACTATGCGAAGGACCATGCCACCGATCTCATCGTGATTCCATCGCACGGTTATACCGGCATCACCAGGCTGGCCCTTGGTTCTGTCGCGGAACGGGTTCTCAGGCACGCCCCCTGCCCGACGCTGGTACTCAGGCAACCAAAACCATAA
- a CDS encoding alanine/glycine:cation symporter family protein, which yields MKFDRPSISNAIRSSMAALLIFSILFSAASPLQAYQDNPAPESATEANAPSTKAESNSGLARFERGVDQLFGIFNGYVATVFFFPIPLNSHQYHSGGGVPLAVLWLVIGATYFTFRMNFINLRAFKHSILLVMGKYDDPEDEGEVTHFQALTAALSATVGLGNIAGVAIAIATGGPGAMFWMMLAGLLGMTSKFAECTLAQIYRRINPDGRVMGGPMCYLSVGLQDQFPGNSFMKGLGKTLAVFFAILCIGGSLAGGNSFQVKQSLGAVAETIPILKDNNLEWVYGIVMAFFVGIVIIGGIRSIARTTEKIVPLMCGIYILACLAIIIMQVEQIPACFKAIWDGAFSDNAMYGGFLGVLIIGFKRAAFSNEAGVGSAAIAHSAAKTKYPVREGIVASLGPFVDTIMICTMTALVMIITGAYNDPQYADLIKSDNGAALTSAAMNSQIPYFNYVLSVSVILFAYSTMISWSYYGERCWAFLFGDSAKISLAYRILFLIFVVLGSVVSATNILDFGDLMILGMAFPNILGVLLLSNRVKRELDGYWSRYKSGEFDNTTSASEGK from the coding sequence ATGAAATTCGACCGGCCCTCAATCTCGAACGCAATACGCTCCAGCATGGCGGCACTCCTGATTTTTTCGATCCTCTTCTCAGCGGCTTCGCCCCTGCAGGCATATCAGGACAACCCGGCGCCGGAATCGGCGACCGAAGCGAATGCCCCTTCAACAAAGGCTGAATCCAATTCCGGACTGGCTCGTTTTGAACGAGGTGTTGATCAGTTGTTTGGTATATTTAACGGATATGTGGCAACCGTCTTCTTTTTCCCGATTCCGCTGAACTCGCACCAATATCATTCCGGCGGTGGAGTTCCTCTCGCCGTACTCTGGCTGGTTATCGGGGCGACCTACTTCACCTTCCGAATGAATTTCATCAATCTGCGCGCTTTTAAACACTCGATTTTACTAGTCATGGGGAAATACGATGACCCAGAGGACGAAGGTGAAGTCACACACTTTCAGGCACTGACAGCCGCCTTGTCTGCTACTGTTGGTTTGGGAAACATTGCCGGAGTTGCAATAGCGATTGCTACCGGCGGTCCGGGAGCCATGTTCTGGATGATGCTGGCTGGACTGCTGGGCATGACATCCAAGTTTGCCGAATGTACTCTGGCACAAATTTACCGCCGCATTAACCCGGATGGTCGTGTGATGGGAGGACCGATGTGTTATCTCTCAGTCGGTCTACAAGACCAGTTCCCTGGTAATTCCTTTATGAAAGGGTTGGGAAAAACACTTGCCGTTTTCTTTGCGATACTATGTATCGGCGGCTCACTGGCAGGAGGCAATTCGTTTCAGGTCAAACAATCCCTGGGTGCTGTTGCTGAGACGATCCCGATATTGAAAGATAACAACCTGGAGTGGGTCTATGGGATTGTGATGGCATTTTTCGTGGGGATCGTCATTATCGGTGGGATTCGCAGCATCGCCCGTACGACAGAAAAAATTGTGCCGCTGATGTGCGGCATCTACATCCTGGCATGCCTGGCAATTATCATAATGCAGGTTGAACAGATACCCGCCTGTTTCAAGGCGATCTGGGATGGTGCTTTCAGCGATAACGCGATGTATGGCGGCTTCCTGGGCGTGTTGATCATTGGATTCAAGCGGGCCGCGTTCTCAAACGAAGCGGGAGTCGGCTCCGCAGCCATTGCCCACTCAGCCGCGAAAACAAAATATCCGGTCAGGGAAGGTATCGTCGCATCGCTGGGCCCGTTTGTCGATACGATCATGATCTGTACCATGACCGCACTCGTGATGATTATTACGGGCGCTTACAATGACCCTCAATACGCAGACCTGATTAAGTCTGATAATGGAGCCGCTCTGACTTCAGCGGCCATGAATTCTCAGATCCCCTACTTTAATTATGTGTTATCAGTTTCCGTGATCCTGTTTGCCTATTCAACGATGATCTCCTGGTCCTACTATGGCGAACGTTGCTGGGCGTTTCTGTTTGGTGACAGCGCGAAAATTTCACTGGCCTATCGTATCCTGTTTCTTATCTTTGTGGTGCTAGGCTCGGTCGTTTCAGCAACCAATATTCTTGACTTTGGTGATTTAATGATTTTGGGCATGGCATTTCCCAATATTCTGGGAGTCCTGCTCCTCTCCAACCGGGTCAAGCGGGAACTGGATGGCTACTGGAGCCGGTATAAGTCAGGAGAGTTTGATAACACAACCTCTGCCTCTGAAGGCAAATGA
- a CDS encoding helix-turn-helix transcriptional regulator, which yields MRVSIDENDRSFLLGLNRLKSATIHEICEQEGVTATAVRQRLVRLQGLELIERTQVKEGRGRPHYTYSVTSLGMRLLGDNYAELANILWEELKGIDDEDLRCRLAARIQTALVQQYGRNVDAPSLQGRMEQLKQALEERGFVVELDHTGPLPILREHNCPYHDIASGDASICELEQRVFERVLGTKMNLSECCLDGHHCCEFEAHIS from the coding sequence ATGCGTGTTTCGATTGATGAAAATGACCGTAGTTTTCTGCTGGGGCTCAATCGCCTTAAGTCAGCAACGATTCACGAGATTTGTGAACAGGAAGGCGTAACCGCGACGGCAGTCCGACAGCGTCTGGTTCGTTTACAGGGTCTGGAACTGATTGAACGGACTCAGGTGAAGGAGGGGCGAGGTCGTCCTCACTATACCTATTCCGTAACAAGTCTGGGGATGCGATTGCTCGGGGATAATTACGCCGAGCTGGCAAATATTCTCTGGGAAGAACTGAAAGGGATTGATGATGAAGATTTGCGCTGTCGACTGGCAGCGCGGATTCAAACCGCTCTGGTTCAGCAGTATGGAAGAAATGTAGATGCGCCTTCGCTCCAGGGGCGAATGGAACAGTTAAAGCAGGCGTTGGAAGAGCGTGGCTTTGTCGTTGAGCTGGATCATACGGGGCCCCTTCCGATTTTGCGGGAGCATAATTGCCCTTACCATGACATTGCCAGTGGTGATGCCTCGATTTGTGAGCTGGAACAGAGGGTTTTCGAGCGAGTTTTAGGTACCAAAATGAATCTCTCAGAGTGTTGTCTGGATGGGCATCACTGCTGTGAGTTCGAAGCACATATCAGTTAA
- the sufC gene encoding Fe-S cluster assembly ATPase SufC, whose amino-acid sequence MSLLKISDLHVSVSGTPILKGVNLEIKQGEVHALMGPNGSGKSTLAYAMAGHPSYEITKGKVEIDGTDISELDPNERARLGLFLAFQYPVVIPGVKVADFLRHAMSNVRNPDRKEGEKLIPMREFRKELRDQMSELGMDLEMARRYLNDGFSGGEKKRMEILQLAMLKPKFAVLDETDSGLDSDAVKVVSEGLNRLTGPEMGVLIITHHERLLEFNQPQFTHVMLAGRIVETGDASLAAELHEHGYSSVRERHPDAAAEEVVEAV is encoded by the coding sequence ATGAGTTTGTTGAAAATTTCTGATTTACATGTATCTGTTTCTGGAACTCCGATTTTAAAAGGGGTTAACCTGGAAATTAAGCAGGGCGAAGTACATGCTCTGATGGGGCCCAATGGTTCAGGGAAAAGTACGCTGGCCTATGCGATGGCCGGTCACCCGAGCTATGAAATTACCAAAGGTAAAGTGGAAATCGATGGCACCGATATTTCAGAACTTGATCCCAATGAACGGGCCCGCCTCGGATTGTTTCTCGCATTCCAGTATCCAGTTGTGATTCCGGGTGTCAAAGTCGCGGACTTTCTGCGGCATGCGATGTCCAATGTTCGCAATCCGGATCGTAAGGAAGGCGAAAAACTGATTCCGATGCGTGAGTTCCGCAAAGAGCTCCGGGATCAGATGAGTGAACTGGGTATGGATCTGGAAATGGCACGTCGTTACCTGAATGATGGTTTTTCCGGCGGTGAAAAGAAGCGGATGGAAATTCTGCAACTGGCCATGCTTAAGCCCAAGTTTGCCGTATTGGATGAGACCGACAGTGGTCTGGACAGTGACGCCGTCAAGGTCGTCAGTGAAGGTCTGAACCGTCTGACCGGTCCTGAAATGGGAGTGCTGATCATCACTCACCATGAGCGGTTACTGGAATTCAATCAGCCGCAGTTTACACATGTAATGTTGGCTGGCCGTATTGTCGAAACGGGAGATGCCAGCCTGGCCGCGGAACTTCACGAACATGGCTACTCCAGCGTGCGGGAACGTCATCCAGATGCGGCAGCAGAAGAAGTTGTCGAAGCCGTCTGA
- the sufB gene encoding Fe-S cluster assembly protein SufB, producing the protein MSTKLDTNSENENVDIGEYQYGFHDPTDKYVFTGQKGLNAAVVAQISEMKNEPAWMRDFRLKSFEIFEQKPTPQWGGNLNEINYQDIHYFVRASEGQERSWEDVPDDIRKTYDRLGIPEAEKKFLSGVKAQYESEVVYGSLQEDLAKQGVLFTDTDSALKEHPELFREYFGKIIPPDDNKFAALNSAVWSGGSFVYVPPGVHIEFPLQAYFRINSENMGQFERTLVIVDEGASCHYVEGCTAPTYSSNSLHSAVVEIIVKKGGRFRYTTIQNWSNNVYNLVTKRAHAYEDSLMEWVDGNLGSKLTMKYPAIFLMGEGARGETLSIAFAGKGQHQDAGAKMVHCAPNTSSRIISKSISKDGGRSSYRGLVKVDPEAHGCKSNVVCDALLLDPESRSDTYPYIEIEDNDVAIEHEASVSKIGEEQLFYLMSRGLTEAEASSMIVTGFIEPLVKELPMEYAVEMNRLIELQMEGSIG; encoded by the coding sequence ATGTCTACTAAGTTGGATACTAATTCCGAAAATGAAAACGTTGATATCGGAGAATATCAATACGGATTTCATGACCCCACCGATAAGTACGTATTTACCGGTCAAAAAGGCTTGAATGCCGCAGTGGTGGCCCAGATCTCAGAGATGAAAAATGAGCCCGCCTGGATGCGTGACTTTCGTTTGAAATCCTTTGAGATTTTTGAGCAGAAACCAACCCCGCAATGGGGCGGGAATCTGAATGAGATCAATTACCAGGATATCCATTATTTCGTGCGCGCTTCTGAAGGGCAGGAACGAAGTTGGGAAGATGTTCCTGATGATATTCGTAAGACTTATGATCGTCTGGGGATCCCCGAAGCCGAGAAGAAATTTCTCTCTGGTGTAAAAGCACAGTATGAATCTGAAGTGGTTTACGGCAGCCTGCAGGAAGATCTGGCCAAACAGGGAGTTCTGTTTACCGATACGGACTCGGCTCTGAAGGAACACCCCGAATTGTTCCGGGAGTATTTCGGTAAAATTATTCCTCCCGATGATAACAAATTTGCTGCTTTGAACTCGGCCGTCTGGTCTGGTGGCTCATTCGTGTATGTGCCTCCCGGTGTTCATATTGAATTTCCACTGCAGGCTTATTTCCGCATCAACTCGGAAAATATGGGCCAGTTTGAGCGGACCCTGGTCATCGTCGATGAAGGTGCTTCCTGCCATTATGTGGAAGGTTGTACGGCTCCGACTTACAGCTCAAACAGTCTGCACTCAGCCGTCGTTGAGATCATCGTCAAGAAGGGCGGCCGGTTCCGTTACACGACCATTCAGAACTGGTCAAACAACGTTTATAACCTGGTTACCAAGCGGGCGCATGCCTACGAAGATTCCCTGATGGAATGGGTTGACGGTAACCTGGGTTCCAAGCTGACCATGAAGTATCCCGCCATCTTTCTGATGGGCGAAGGTGCCCGTGGCGAAACCCTTTCGATCGCCTTCGCAGGTAAGGGGCAGCACCAGGATGCCGGCGCCAAGATGGTGCATTGTGCTCCGAATACTTCAAGCCGGATTATTTCCAAGAGTATCTCCAAAGATGGCGGACGGTCCAGCTATCGCGGACTGGTGAAAGTGGATCCGGAAGCACATGGCTGTAAGTCCAATGTGGTCTGCGATGCCTTGTTGCTGGATCCGGAGAGTCGCAGTGATACCTACCCTTATATCGAAATTGAAGACAACGATGTGGCGATCGAACACGAAGCCAGCGTTTCCAAAATCGGTGAAGAGCAGTTGTTTTATCTGATGAGTCGCGGACTGACAGAAGCTGAAGCGTCTTCGATGATTGTCACAGGTTTCATTGAGCCTCTGGTAAAAGAACTGCCGATGGAATATGCCGTCGAAATGAATCGCCTGATTGAACTTCAGATGGAAGGCTCCATTGGTTAA
- the sufD gene encoding Fe-S cluster assembly protein SufD, translated as MSTSSVNTSADIPAGFSEAAFEAFLATRDEPAWVTESRRQAFKRYSELLETQLDPEEYRRVDLRALRPDRFQLSSGLESAETQQASTLLKEQAEFAGHVTHVDGQLISSELSDELTAKGVIFGDLASVAREHSDLVQKYFMTRAVDSNTDRFSAWHAAFWTGGTFLYVPRNVVVDAPLHSLITLQAEKAADFSHTLVILEEGASATLLEETASTSEDNLGLHSGAVELILAKEARLRYVQLQNWNHKVWHIAHQAGRVENNGFLQWTVGGIGAKLAHIHQDVVLDGRGAEAEVNGVTFSTDQQIHSFYTKQAHNAPETRSDLLYKQVLRDHSRAIWRGMIRVEPEGQQTNGYQRNDSLMLSPTCRGDAIPGLEIEADDVRCTHGATAGRVDEEQIFYCMSRGISEYEAMHMIVEGFFQTVFDRIPVEVVRETLNQAIIKKLGFGR; from the coding sequence ATGAGTACTTCATCCGTTAATACCTCTGCTGACATCCCGGCTGGATTTAGTGAAGCCGCTTTCGAGGCATTTCTGGCGACCCGAGACGAACCCGCCTGGGTGACAGAATCGCGACGTCAGGCCTTCAAGCGTTACTCGGAACTTCTGGAAACTCAACTGGATCCGGAAGAGTATCGTCGAGTGGATTTACGGGCACTCAGGCCTGATCGGTTTCAGTTGAGCTCCGGATTAGAGTCGGCGGAGACGCAGCAGGCATCCACGCTGTTGAAAGAGCAGGCTGAATTTGCCGGGCATGTTACGCATGTGGATGGCCAGCTGATCTCAAGTGAACTTTCGGATGAGCTGACTGCCAAAGGAGTTATCTTCGGCGATCTGGCATCAGTCGCACGCGAACACAGCGATCTGGTTCAGAAGTATTTCATGACCAGGGCCGTTGACAGTAATACAGACCGGTTCTCAGCATGGCATGCTGCGTTCTGGACAGGAGGCACTTTTTTATACGTGCCTCGCAATGTTGTTGTGGATGCCCCCCTGCATAGCCTGATTACGCTACAGGCTGAAAAGGCTGCCGACTTCAGTCACACTCTGGTGATTCTGGAAGAGGGTGCCTCGGCAACACTGCTGGAAGAAACGGCTTCGACGTCCGAAGACAATCTGGGCCTGCACTCCGGGGCTGTCGAGTTGATCCTGGCCAAAGAGGCCCGGCTGCGATATGTCCAGCTGCAGAACTGGAATCATAAAGTCTGGCACATTGCCCATCAGGCCGGTCGAGTTGAGAATAACGGGTTCCTGCAATGGACCGTTGGTGGGATCGGCGCCAAACTGGCTCATATCCATCAGGATGTGGTGCTGGATGGTCGGGGAGCAGAAGCAGAAGTCAATGGCGTGACTTTCTCTACCGATCAGCAGATTCACTCTTTTTACACAAAACAGGCTCATAATGCTCCTGAAACCCGATCCGATCTCCTGTATAAACAGGTGCTTCGCGATCATTCACGGGCTATCTGGCGAGGAATGATCCGGGTTGAACCGGAAGGTCAGCAGACCAATGGCTACCAGCGTAATGATTCACTCATGCTCTCGCCAACCTGTCGTGGTGATGCCATTCCCGGCCTGGAAATTGAAGCCGACGATGTTCGCTGCACTCACGGAGCCACCGCAGGTCGCGTGGACGAAGAGCAGATCTTTTACTGTATGTCGCGGGGTATATCAGAATATGAAGCGATGCATATGATTGTGGAAGGTTTCTTTCAGACCGTATTTGACCGGATCCCGGTCGAGGTGGTGCGTGAGACTCTAAATCAGGCCATTATCAAAAAATTAGGATTTGGTCGGTAG
- a CDS encoding Rieske (2Fe-2S) protein yields the protein MPDFEEIASINDFGDADRLDVFLGDTPALLIRIQDQFLAIEDVCTHDGQPLTNGCIEEGAIICPRHGARFDLVTGKALCMPATKPIQTFEVEVKGQKIFVRH from the coding sequence ATGCCTGACTTCGAAGAGATTGCATCAATCAATGATTTTGGCGACGCAGATCGGCTGGATGTGTTTCTTGGCGATACACCTGCTCTCCTGATTCGTATTCAAGATCAGTTTCTGGCGATTGAAGATGTATGCACCCATGATGGACAACCATTGACCAATGGATGCATCGAAGAAGGTGCGATTATCTGTCCCCGCCACGGAGCGCGTTTCGATCTTGTGACTGGAAAAGCGCTCTGTATGCCTGCCACCAAGCCAATTCAGACGTTTGAAGTGGAAGTCAAAGGCCAGAAGATATTCGTTCGTCATTAA
- a CDS encoding metal-sulfur cluster assembly factor encodes MSDEINKQTGEDQDKTEEQLPVFSAFRGVGGDESLVDALKQVIDPELNINIVDLGLVYDVKRSEENQAKVNVSMTLTSPACPAGPQIITQAKMALERLDDVDEASIQLTMSPPWSPELMTDDARDELGIF; translated from the coding sequence ATGTCAGACGAAATCAATAAGCAGACTGGAGAAGATCAGGACAAGACGGAAGAACAGTTGCCCGTATTTTCTGCCTTTCGAGGAGTCGGAGGCGACGAGTCTCTGGTTGATGCGCTGAAGCAGGTTATTGATCCGGAATTGAATATCAATATTGTGGATCTGGGACTGGTGTATGATGTCAAGCGATCTGAAGAGAATCAGGCCAAGGTCAATGTTTCGATGACATTAACCAGCCCTGCCTGTCCTGCCGGCCCTCAGATCATCACGCAGGCGAAGATGGCATTAGAGCGTTTGGATGACGTGGATGAAGCCAGCATTCAGCTGACCATGTCGCCCCCATGGTCACCCGAGTTAATGACTGATGACGCACGTGATGAACTGGGTATTTTTTAA